Part of the Gilliamella sp. wkB7 genome is shown below.
CAGATCCCCTTCATGTCCAGTATCGGTCGCCGCAGCAATATAACCATTTTTAACAGCTACGGCTAACTTATCAAATGGTATAAATCCTGCGTATCCACTACCACCAATGGATTGTAAACGTAGTATGCTTCTCTTTCTTGGTAACCATATTTCAACATTAATAGCTGGCTCTATAGTTAATTGGACTCGACAAATCGGGGGCAAATCAACGATTTCTTTAGCTTTCGCTCCTCGTAATGTATCTGCTAATTTGGACGGTGGCGTAAAATTTCCTTCAATTAACTCAATATTTACTATTTTTGCATTATCTAATTGCAATTCACTTAATCTTTCACAGTTCTCAACTGTATCAACCGGTATAGGTGAAGGTGGTGTGGCATGTGCAGATGCACCTAAACAACTCAAAACCGATAAAAACAATAAACTATATTTCATCATATCCCTATTCCTATCATTAAAAAATATCTTTTCTAACACTATTTATGATTAATATTATGCATTACCTGTATAAATAACAACATTAATAATAATTAAAATTTTTATCAGCAAATGTCACTCTGTCGTATTTTTTTACATTGGAATTTAATTTTAGAACAAGGTAATGACAATCTAACCAATAGTTATTGCCCGCTGTATATTTGGCATCATACTAACGGTATGAATAAATTTATTTTTGATGGCTATTTTGACAATATAATTGACTCATTTGGTTGGCAAAATATTAATATTGGCATTACGACAAAAATTGAATTAGAAGATAACTTTTTTCTCAGTAAATATGTATTAGAAGAACATCACGCTATACCTGTGCAAGCTCAACTGAAAAATTTTAATTTCCAAACAACTAAACACCAAGATCAAGTAGGCAATGTCGTCATCTATAATCCTGACAAATGGCAATATACTTCGTATACTTTTTTCAAGAAAAACTAGCTAGCGAACAAAAAAATATCTATCAAATTTTGTATCTAGCAAAAGGGATAGTACCAGCGATTTATTGAAAATTTTTTTAAACTAATTTTATAGATTGATTTTATTTTAAAATTTTTTAGGTTATATGCATTTTTAAATATATAACAGTTATATCATGTAAAAAATATTCAGGAGTCTATACCATTTCATTATAAACTCAAGGTCTATAATGAAAGAGAAAAAAAACAAAAGTTCTTACTTGCGCACATATAAAAGGCTAATTTCAACAAAAAAGAAAATGATGTGCGCTTTAAGCATTAAAAAGCTAGCTAACCCAATATTTAGGTTAGCTAGTTACTGAATTATTTACATACAAAATTTTCAGGGTTATTGGTATCACCGTTACCTGTATATATTGTTTGTTGAGGATATTGACATAAAGGTCTTTGCATGGTGACTTGACCATTTTTTATTTTTTTAGCTATTAGAGTCGTTGGCGTTTGTTTTTTCTCAACCCAATTAACTAATGTTTCAAAACCATTAATTTTATCTGGGCCATCACCACCATTACAATGATCAACACCAGGTGCTAAATAAAGTTTCGCAAAATTATCTACATTCTCTTTGCCGCCCATGGTTTTCAATACATCGTTATAGTATTGAATTGATCCTTTTGGTGCTATCAAACGATCATCCAAACCATGCCAAATAATCATTTTTCCACCTAATTTTTTAAACTGACTTAAATCTGTATCATCAGTTCCCATTATTGGAGCAAACATTTTGACTGATTGATTGAAATACTTTTCATAACCTTTATATCCTAAACTTTTCCAATCAAAATTAGGATCTTGTTTAATCCAATACTTCAAATAATCAAGTGGTATAGGAAAAGGTCCTTCATTACCCGCTAATACATCAAGTGGCGCGGATGGTTCAATACTAAACCATAAAGACTTTCCATTTTGATCTGTTGGACCTTGCCAGATTTTTCGTAATGTTCGAATCTCATCTTTGTTTAGGCCTGCTTGATTAAGTAGATCATCACTGATTTCTAATGTTGTTGGGTCATTAATTATTCCATCTTTAATGCCATCTTTTTCATCCGCAAATTCAATGATCACTTTTCTAACTTTATCTAGCTTATCGCTTCCAATAGGTCTACCTAACTCTTCTTGCATTACAACTTGCGGCCATAATTCTGCAGGTACAAATTTATCCCAATAGATTGCTGGTGCGGCAATATATAAACCATCATAATCAGTTGGGTACCATTGAGCTTCCATTAGTCCTTGCCGCCCACCTGTAGAACAACCATTCCAATATGAATAATCTGCAGCTTGACCGTAATATGATTCAATAACTTGTTTAGTTTTTATCGTCATTTCATGTACACTACGATGTGCAAAATCTCTTACCGAATCAGTTTGTAATTTGCCATCTTTAAAGACAAATTTACCATCAACCCAATTCCCTGCATGCCCAGTATCGGTCGCTGCTGTGACATAACCATTTTTAGCCGCTACAGCTAACTTATCAAATGGTATAAACCCTGCATACCCACCACCACCAATTGATTGTAAACGATGATTCCATTGGCTTGGCAACCATACTTCAACATTAATAGCAGGATCAATAGTTAATTCAACTCGGCAAATCTGTGGTAAACCAACGATTTCTTTTGCTTTCGCTCCCCGTAGAGTATCAGCTAATTTAGAAGGTGGCGTAAAATTTCCTTCAATTAACTCAGTATTTACGACTTTTGCATTATCTAATTTCAAATCACTTAATCTTTTGCAACTTTCGGCTGAATCCCACATTGATGGTGGTTTTGCGTAAGCAGAAGCGCCCAAACAACTTAAAACCGATAAAAACAATAAACTATATTTCATCATATCTCTATTCCTATCATCAAAAAATATCTTTTCTAAAACTATTTAGATTAATATTATGCATTACTTACATAAATAACAACATAAATAATAATTAATTTCTACCAGCAAATGTCACTCAGCCGTTTTTTTTTACTTTGAAATTTTAAGAAATAAAAAATGACAATGTCCATAAACGATAATTACCATCAAAACATAACATTGAATATCTAAATAATTGTAAAAATTTATAAATATTTCCGATGGTTGTAAATTGTAATGTGCTTTAATAGAATTGTAATAAAAATTTATTTGATAAGATGACTTGGAAAGAAAAAAAGTAAACTATTTCAATCTGACCATCATTTAAAGAAATAGATGACAGCCAGATCGGGCTTACATTAGTACGTATTATAATGTTCCATAAAAAATTTCCCAAAATTAAGGCTTAGGATGAAAATCATCAATTTGCTCTTTCCATTCGTTGTAATCCCAAACAATAATCTTGGTTTTTAACTCAGCTAACTCATTTTGAGCGGCTTGTTTTTGTGCTGGGGTAAGAATTTGTTCTAAACGAGTTTGAATTTCCTTATTATATTCCCAAACTGGGGGAAGCTGATAATAATCCCATGCTAAATTATTATCGATTTCAATAATTTTTTGTTTTGCATAATCATTTAGTCGTGACCATGCATAGGCTTTTACTGGATCTTGCTCACGCCCTAAACCATATAGAAAGGCTTCAGTCACCCTTAATATACCAATAATTGAGCTGTGCTCAGCCATTATTTCGGCATAATCGATTGCCAGTTTTAAATCTTCTGGTGTTAATGATTTACGATATTCGGTTAATTTACTAATTTTTTTAAATTCTTTATCTTTATAATGATAGCCTTGTTGAAACAGCATTCGTGCTGTTAAATCCTCATAACAGTGATAACCTCCCTCCATAGCATAATTGAAATATTTAATACTCTCTTCTAATTGTTCATTAGAGCATGGAATATATTTCTCATTATTATCACTTTCACACGGACTAAATCTCCATCCCTTTTGGAAAGCAAATTTTGGATATTTTAAATCAGCAAATTTATCCCATAAATAACTAAGCATTTTACGATCTTTAAATACTACTGGTTCAACTAGCGGTTTGCTGGTATTATCAACCAACTGATCGCGATATTTTTTCATAAATTCAGTAAATGACATCTTACCTTCTTTTTTGCCATTTTCATCATATTCGTCATGCCAAAGAAGAAGATCATAATAATAGGGCATTGCATTTTTATCCCACTGCCAAGCATGTTTAATAAGTTTTACTAACTCATCAGGATCTCTGACAGCATAATATAGTTGATTGTCGAATGCTCGACGATATAGCTCTTTAGCCTCTTCTATACGTAATAATTGGTTTTCAGGAATGGTTGAACGGTAAATAGTGTAGTCCATGCTTATATTGTCCTGCTGAATTGAGTTATTATCTGAATTTATTGAATTATAAAAATGAAAAAGTAAAATACTGACAATAAAAAAAATACCTATAGCTATCGTTTTTTTTTGTATCCTCTTTGTTATTTTGGAAGAGTCATTCATTAGATATACTCCATATCATTGCGATTAAAAACGTCAACTTCTACAATGCGTTTTTCTAATACACCTCTATTAAATACTCGACAGGGAAGAATTTGATTTTTTGGTTCTAATTTTTTCATTTCTTCGTAAATAGGATAAGGTTTTTTAATAGCTTCTTCATACTCTTTTTTATTTTTCATCATTTTTGATTCTGTTTTACCATACAATAAAGCATATCCCCACAAAACTCGATCTATTCCGCTACCAGAATAATATCTATTAGTAAAGCGATTGCATCGGTATTTAAATCTTTGTGCATCTTCTTCTGCGGTTGTTTTTAGTTCAGGTGCAAAAGAATAATTATATCTATCACTTAATGATGAATAACGGTGAATTTTCAACACATCAATAGCAAAATTAGCATAAATAGTTTGTCCTAAGCAACGAGTGTTTTGTTGCTTAGAGATTATATTAGCTAAACAAATTTTTGCATTAATCAGCGTTTGATCGTGGGAATCTTCATATGCTCCACCTCGACAAGAGTGTAAAACAAAAATGCCTTTATCCGGATGCCAAGGTAAGCGTGCCATATTATCGCTTTTATTAAAAAAAATTTTATTATTCGCTCCTTCTATTCCTCCTTCTGGTTTTAAATAAAGCGAATCGTTTCCCCCATGACCAAAATAATGAATTTGCCATAGTGCATATTTATTAGCTGTTTCAGGGTTGGTTAGCTCTTTATATAATTTAGCCCATTCTGCTTTAAAATGAGAAGGCCATTTAAACCCTTTTATAATTCGAATTTCGGCATTTGGATATTTTTTTTCTAATCGTTCTTTTTTAAATTGAACAGCACATGAGAAACCTATATCTCCACTACCATCTCTATTAACCCCATATGCAAATAATACAAATAATGGTTTGGGCGGTTTTTTTACTATAACTTGTTTAACGGCAACATTACCATTATTAATTTTAGTTGTTTGTGCTGCATGTGTTGTACTTATTTTAGTTTTATCCGGCATAATTTTATCTTACCTTTAAATAAACTCTAATGTTATTGTTTCATTTTCATTTTGTGTATAAAATGCTTTTGTATATCCTTTTTTATCAGTTTGACCTTGCACCTTTCTGCCATCTGGCAATGTTGCAATATAAGTTTCATTAGCATAAATTCTTCCTGTTTCATCTTTACATATGAATTTAATTGCATAATCACCTATAAGATCAGGTAATGCTAATGAATCAACTTGCATCGCTGCTGGACTCATTTTCTGCAATGCATTACTTTTTATATAAACATTATCAGCGGTGCCCAGTTCAATCCCTGCACTGCTGATTTTGATATATGAACCGCCACACATTAACGTCAGCTCTTTACTTGCAGTAATCGTCAGCTCACCATCGACACTGTCTATTTTAATATCTTGCTTAGCAGCCATATTCAGGTTGGCATTTTGCGCCTGCACCTCAACATCACCTTGGTTGGCAAAGACTTTCATTCCCGACTTATGGGCAAATAGACCGATGGATTCACCGGATGAGACAGTAATGTTTTTTAACGCATTAATGTCAGTTTGGTTTTCACTGGTCACCGATACACTGTTTGACGTTGACAGTTGAATGTTTTCCGGACTGGTTAAAGCAATGCCCTCTTGTGCATAAGCAATAATGCCACTTTGGGCTAATTGGGTTAATGTCGCTTTAAGTTGCTCCTGACTGTCAGTGTCTGCGCCATGGGCTTCAGATGAGGTTGCTGCATTTTGCAGTGCTTTAGCAATTGATAACGCATTTTCAAGCTGGGTAATGGCACCTTGCATATCAAGCTGTTTACCCTGTGCCTTAGGCTCGGTCTGACTGGTCAGGTATAAACCTTTATTGGCAGCAATCGCTCCCCACTCATCGGTGCGCAGTTCAAATCCCTCACCACGCTGCTCTTTGTTTTGGTCAACTAAATGCCCAATATTAAGCTGGGTTTTACCATATTCGGTCGCTAACTTGATGTGCTCTTGTCCGCGTTTATCATCCATCCGCAGTTTGTTGTTAGCAGGGGTACGAATTACATTTCGGTGTTTGTTTATGGTGGTCACATGGTCAGGGTGGCCACTGTCATGCATCGCATGCGCGATATAAGGTCGGTCCGGATTACCGTTAGTAAACGCAACCGCAACTTCTGTGCCGTCAATCAGTGGAAAGTGAAAACCATAGGTACTGCCCGCATACGGTTTAGCCAGTCTTAACCATAAGCTCTCTTCACCGTTTCGCCACTCTTTTAAATCAAAGTTAAATTTAACCCGATAGCGCCCTTGTGTATCAATATAACCATAGGTGTCATTATTCGGACTGGTTACCCTTGCCGGTAAAGTGCCGTCAATAGTCGGAAAAGGAATCGGCTCCGGGCGGTAAGGTTTTAATGGCTGGTAAGGTATGGCGGTAAAAATCAGTTCATAAGCCTCACTGCGGTTTCCTTGTCCTTGCACCGTTAATATCATTACCCCCTCATCTATTCCGGCAATCGCACTGCCTTTGATGCGGATATGTTGTCCCGGGGCTAAATTGGCCTGATTGCTTTTACCCCGGATAACAATTTGACGGCTAATGGCGTGTTCATGGCGAATGCGGGCATACCATTCTCCACTTTCAACACTATTACTCGTGTTAGCTTGATTACGGTTAGTATCACTGCTGTTGTTATTGTTATTATTAGTGTTAGTTTTATCGCTATTATTGTCGTTGTCATTACTATTGCCGTTACTGCCTTGACTGTCGTCGGTATCGATATCACCACTGTTTTCATTATCATCGTCACCATTGCTATTTAACCCTTTATAGTGCTCATCATAACGGTAATCGGTACCATAAGTGGTGTTATCTTTCTGTTGGCTGTTAACCTCACCCAGTAAATTCGCCTCTGCATCGCGGTAGTTATAATCCTGTACTTGTACCGAAGATTCCACCATCTGACTGTGTAAGGTTATATCCCAGACACTTTCAACGCTGTTATCCAGTGTGCCACTTGGTTGTTTGTACACAATATCAGCCACCTGCTGATAACCTTGCTCATAATCACTGATGACCATTACATCACAGTTGTGTTCACCATGCGTTTCAAATCGGAAATAGACCCCCACATCAGCAAGCAGTCTTTGAATAAACTCAAGGTCACTCTCCTGCCACTGGGTGATAAACTCACGCTCTGGGTATTGCTCTTTAAGCGCTAAACGATAATCAATCCCTGTATAACCATGACCACGTAAGACCTCTTCAACCACACTGATAACGCTTTGATTTTGAAAAATAGCACAGTTATGACTTAATGCCAGTTTGGCTAATTGCGAGGATAAAACAACCTGATAACGGGCTTCATCGTTACTGACTGATAATTGACTGAACTGGGTTATCACACCATAAAGAGTGCGTGAGCCGCCTTGAGATAATAGTGAATTTAACGGATTAAGCGGATTAAATTGGGTTAAAGAATTAAGCGAATCGAGTGGATTAGATTGTTTAAGGTTATCTAACTGCTTTAATGGCTCAGAGTGTTTTAATGCATCTAATGGATTAGCAGAGGTTAAGGAATTAAGTGCATTAAGTCCTTTGGCGGTAAAATCGCTTAAACTGCCAGAATTAGCAGGATTAAAACTCAAACGGGCATTTTGGTTAAGAAATGACTCAACAGAAAGTTGTTTATCCGAGCTGGTGAAAGTAATCGTGTAATGCCAAGGCTGATTTAGTTGTTCATTACCCTCGACTTGTAAGATTGAAACCTCAGCAGGCAAACCATCAATATTTAACGTATAGCGATTGTGACCGACTCCATTAACCAAACCATTCTTTAAACCACGACTTAAACCATTCCCCAACTGACTAATCAGATTGGTTAATCCTTTATCCATGTTATCCTCTATAATTTCATGTGCACTGCAAATTCTACAGTGCTTTATTTAACCATTTATTATTAATATAAATTAAAAATTATAATTATTATAAGTAGTGTATAAAATAACTTATTTTAGATCAAATATCAATCATAAAATAGCTATCAATCATACTGTTACAAATTGTAACCCTAACACTTATGAGTAAGAACTGATTGATTATTAAATAAAAATTAGACTTTTTATTTGCCTCATTTTACATAATTAGATATTTTGCTATAATTAGTTACTGATTTTAATTAAAGGAACAGTTTTGTCGATATTAAGTTATATTAGAATGCATCAACAAAACATCATTTTTTGCTTTTTTATTGCCCTCTTTTATCTTTGCTTAAATTTTCATCAATAAAATTAACTGAGTAACACATTGTAAATGTGTCGTTTGAATTGTATTCATCTTGTTGCACTATTTCTTTTCATTTATGACATGAAAACAGGCGGTATTTTATGAAGAAAACGATAAAACCGAAAAATCACCCATTAAATATAAATGACATAACAATTATTGATGATAGCAAATTAAAAAAAGCCATTATTGCAGCAGCACTTGGTAACGCAATGGAATGGTTTGATTTTGGCGTATATGGCTTTTTAGCTTATGTATTAGGGCAAGTATTCTTCCCTAATGCTTCACCCAATGTACAAGTAGTTGCTGCATTGGCAACTTTCTCGGTGCCTTTTTTAGTTCGACCATTAGGTGGATTAGTGTTTGGTATATTAGGCGATAAATTTGGTCGCCAAAAAGTACTTTCTGTCACCATCATTATCATGTCATTAAGTACATTTTGTATTGGTCTAATTCCTTCCTATGCATCAATTGGCATTACTGCCCCTGTACTATTATTGTTGGCTAAATTAGCGCAAGGCTTTTCGATTGGTGGTGAATATTCTGGCGCAGCAATTTTTGTGGCCGAATACTCGCCAGACCGTAAACGTGGTTTTATGGGAAGTTGGTTAGACTTTGGCTCCATTGCGGGTTTTCTAGTGGGTGCGGGCTTAGTCGTGCTATTATCAACTATCCTTGGTGATACTAAATTCCAACAGTGGGGATGGCGAATTCCATTCTTATTTGCTTTACCATTAGGACTTGTTGGTCTTTATTTACGTCATGCATTAGAAGAGACCCCTGCATTTGTACAACATACTGATTCAATGGATAAAAATGAACAAGCCAATATCGCAAATCCACCTAAAATGACTTTCAAAGAAATCATAACCAAGTATTGGAAAAGTTTATTTGTTTGTGTTGGATTGGTCATTGTCACTAATGTTACCTATTACATGCTACTGACCTATATGCCGAGTTACTTATCACACAATTTAAATTATCATACTGATCATGGTGTATTAATTATTATTGCTATCATGATTGGCATGTTATTTGTGCAACCTATGATAGGGTTGATTAGTGATAAAATAGGACGTAGACCCTTTATAATAGGAGGAAGTTTAGGATTATTTATTCTTTCCTATCCTGCCTTTGTAATGATTAATAGTGATGTTATTGGCCTTATTTTTTTAGGATTATTGATATTAGCAGTTTTGCTAAACTGTTTTACAGGAGTAATGGCATCAATATTACCGGCTATTTTTCCAACCCACATCCGTTACAGTGCATTGGCTATCTCGTTTAATATTTCAGTGTTAATTGCTGGTGCAACACCAACCGTTGCCGCTTGGTTAGTAGAGGAAACTAATAACTTATACATGCCAGCTTACTACTTGATGATTGTTGCATTAGTAGGATTATTTACCGGTATAAAAATGAGAGAAACCGCCAATCAGCCACTAAGAGGTGCAACACCTGCTGCATCAGATCGTTCAGAAGCAAAGGAGATCTTATCGGATCACTTTGATTCCATCGAGCAAAAAGTGGAAGATATCGACGAACAGATAGAAAATCTACAAGAACAACGTCAAGATTTAGTTGATCAACATCCGAAATTAGATTGAGTTTTTGCTTAATCTTGTTTTAATTCTTTTTTTATTATATAGATATTTCTCATAATTAAGGCTTTTATTACAAAAGCCTTAATAAGCTAAAACAAACAATCTGTAAAAAATATTCAGGAGTCTATACCGTTTCATTTTATTTTTAGCCACAATTCATATTAGAGACAAGAATTATGTTATTACACAAACTTTGTCTTTATAAATCAAATCGTTCCAATTGTGTTAAATTTGATGAATAAACGTTATGGAGCTTCCATAAACTATCTATACTCGAAAATAAATCAAAATTCATATAAAAAAACGCAAGTCCTAACAAAAATAGAGTACACAGTATTAAATAGGTAAATATTTTTATTTATTTAATTCAAAATCAAATGTTTAAAAAATAAACAATATACAGCTATTTTTATTCCAATTTAATACTTCTCGGTTTAATCAAACCAAATCATTGATGCCATTCGACCAGTCTTATTTTCACGACGATATGAGAAGAATTTATCTTGTTCGGTATAAGTACAATAGTCGCCACCAAACACATGAACAACACCCATAGCTTGCAAACGTTGTTTGGCAATTAAATACAAGTCAGCTAGATATTTTTGCTCGGATGGGTTAATTAAAGTAAAAGCCAATTTAGCGTTAGAATCAACTTTTTCAAATTGATGTTTAACTTCAATACCTACCTCAAATTTTTTTGCACTGATGGCGGGACCCATCCAAGCTAAGATTTCACTGGTTGGACAGACAAATTTTTTAACTGTTTCTTCTAAAATACCATGACATAACCCTCGCCAACCCGCATGGGCAGCGGCGACTTCATCGCCTTTCATTGAACAAAATAATACAGGCAGACAGTCTGCTGTTAGCACAACACTAACTTGCTTGGGTTGATTAGTATAAGAAGCATCGGCTTCAAATGATTGATGAGTATTTATCTTTCCTGTTGGTGCTTGTAAAGCAATTTGTGAAATATCGAGCGCGATAGTGCTATGCGTTTGATTGAGCCAATAAGGTTCACTGGGTATCTGCTGTGCGTTAATGATACGTTTACGATTTTCGGCAACATGATCTAAATTATCATCAGTCCGATTACCCAAATTTAAACTGGCAAATGGTGCTAAACTAACACCACCTGTTCTGGTGGTAGTAAATGCATGAATATTTTTAGGTGCAGTCCAATAAGGGTAAATCGATTTAATCATATTTGTTACCAATCCAGTTCATCTTTATGAAGTTCGGTATCTTCCTGTAATGCTTGAATTAATTTTTGCATATCATCAGGAATCGGCGCATGCCACTCCATCTGTTCGCCCGTAACAGGATGGAATAGACGTAACATAGTAGCATGCAGTGCTTGCCTGTCAAAATCTCGTAAGGTTTGAATAAATGACTCACTAGCACCTTTTGGCGGTCTTGGACGTCCTCCATATAATGGATCACCAACCAATGGATGCGCTATATGCGACATATGCACACGGATTTGGTGAGTTCGTCCTGTTTCTAAACGTAAGCGTAATCGAGTATGTAACCGATATTTTTCCATTACGCGATAATGGGTAACCGCAGGTTTACCTGTCGGGAATACCGCCATATGCGTTCGTTTAGTAGGATGACGTGTAATAGGTTGATCAATTGTGCCCCCCGCGGTAATAATTCCCATTGCGACAGCTTCGTATTCACGGGTGATTTCACGCAGTTGTAATGATTCAACTAAATGGGTTTGGGCGACAATTGTTTTAGCCACAACCATTAAACCAGTAGTATCTTTGTCTAATCGATGCACAATGCCCGCACGTGGTACACGTGATATTTCTGGATAATAGTGCAATAAAGCATTTAATACGGTGCCATTAGGGTTACCTGCGCCCGGATGCACAACTAAATCGCGCGGTTTATTAATCACTAAAATATCATCATCTTCATAAACAATATTGAGTTTAATATCTTCTGGTTGATGATGAGTTTCTTCCTCAATTTCAGCACATATACTTATCTTTTCGCCGCCAAGAACACGTTCTTTCGGTTTATTGACAATGATATTGTTGACAGTAACTTTATTATTAACGATCCAATCTTTAATTCTAGATCTTGAGTAATCAGGGAAAAGTTCTGATAATGCTTGATCTAAGCGCATTCCTAGCTGGGTTTGTTCAATTTCGGTCGATAATTTTAACTCGTGCATGTGTAATTTATCTATTTTAAGCTGTTAGGTTTTAGAGTATTATATACCAATCATTGCCTTTAATGTTTAATTAAATTTGGACTGAAAAACGAATGAAACTACGTTTACACACTTTATTAGCAATCACTTTAGCTGGCATGCTAATTGGCTGTACTTCTTCCAAACCAGATGTTGAAAATGTATCAGAATTAGATCTTCATAACAAAGCTCGAAGTGAACTCGAAAGTGGCAACATAAAATCCAGTATTACCATATTAGAGACAATCGATAAGAACTATCCATTTGGTCCTTATTCACAACAAGTACAACTTGATTTAATTTACGCTTATTACAAATCAGGTGATTTTCCATTGACTATTGCATCAATTGACCGTTTTTTAAAATTGAATCCAACGCATCCTAATATAGATTGGATTATCTATATGCGTGGT
Proteins encoded:
- a CDS encoding DUF4865 family protein — encoded protein: MSLCRIFLHWNLILEQGNDNLTNSYCPLYIWHHTNGMNKFIFDGYFDNIIDSFGWQNINIGITTKIELEDNFFLSKYVLEEHHAIPVQAQLKNFNFQTTKHQDQVGNVVIYNPDKWQYTSYTFFKKN
- a CDS encoding tannase/feruloyl esterase family alpha/beta hydrolase encodes the protein MMKYSLLFLSVLSCLGASAYAKPPSMWDSAESCKRLSDLKLDNAKVVNTELIEGNFTPPSKLADTLRGAKAKEIVGLPQICRVELTIDPAINVEVWLPSQWNHRLQSIGGGGYAGFIPFDKLAVAAKNGYVTAATDTGHAGNWVDGKFVFKDGKLQTDSVRDFAHRSVHEMTIKTKQVIESYYGQAADYSYWNGCSTGGRQGLMEAQWYPTDYDGLYIAAPAIYWDKFVPAELWPQVVMQEELGRPIGSDKLDKVRKVIIEFADEKDGIKDGIINDPTTLEISDDLLNQAGLNKDEIRTLRKIWQGPTDQNGKSLWFSIEPSAPLDVLAGNEGPFPIPLDYLKYWIKQDPNFDWKSLGYKGYEKYFNQSVKMFAPIMGTDDTDLSQFKKLGGKMIIWHGLDDRLIAPKGSIQYYNDVLKTMGGKENVDNFAKLYLAPGVDHCNGGDGPDKINGFETLVNWVEKKQTPTTLIAKKIKNGQVTMQRPLCQYPQQTIYTGNGDTNNPENFVCK
- a CDS encoding type VI secretion system Vgr family protein, producing the protein MDKGLTNLISQLGNGLSRGLKNGLVNGVGHNRYTLNIDGLPAEVSILQVEGNEQLNQPWHYTITFTSSDKQLSVESFLNQNARLSFNPANSGSLSDFTAKGLNALNSLTSANPLDALKHSEPLKQLDNLKQSNPLDSLNSLTQFNPLNPLNSLLSQGGSRTLYGVITQFSQLSVSNDEARYQVVLSSQLAKLALSHNCAIFQNQSVISVVEEVLRGHGYTGIDYRLALKEQYPEREFITQWQESDLEFIQRLLADVGVYFRFETHGEHNCDVMVISDYEQGYQQVADIVYKQPSGTLDNSVESVWDITLHSQMVESSVQVQDYNYRDAEANLLGEVNSQQKDNTTYGTDYRYDEHYKGLNSNGDDDNENSGDIDTDDSQGSNGNSNDNDNNSDKTNTNNNNNNSSDTNRNQANTSNSVESGEWYARIRHEHAISRQIVIRGKSNQANLAPGQHIRIKGSAIAGIDEGVMILTVQGQGNRSEAYELIFTAIPYQPLKPYRPEPIPFPTIDGTLPARVTSPNNDTYGYIDTQGRYRVKFNFDLKEWRNGEESLWLRLAKPYAGSTYGFHFPLIDGTEVAVAFTNGNPDRPYIAHAMHDSGHPDHVTTINKHRNVIRTPANNKLRMDDKRGQEHIKLATEYGKTQLNIGHLVDQNKEQRGEGFELRTDEWGAIAANKGLYLTSQTEPKAQGKQLDMQGAITQLENALSIAKALQNAATSSEAHGADTDSQEQLKATLTQLAQSGIIAYAQEGIALTSPENIQLSTSNSVSVTSENQTDINALKNITVSSGESIGLFAHKSGMKVFANQGDVEVQAQNANLNMAAKQDIKIDSVDGELTITASKELTLMCGGSYIKISSAGIELGTADNVYIKSNALQKMSPAAMQVDSLALPDLIGDYAIKFICKDETGRIYANETYIATLPDGRKVQGQTDKKGYTKAFYTQNENETITLEFI
- the proP gene encoding glycine betaine/L-proline transporter ProP; translation: MKKTIKPKNHPLNINDITIIDDSKLKKAIIAAALGNAMEWFDFGVYGFLAYVLGQVFFPNASPNVQVVAALATFSVPFLVRPLGGLVFGILGDKFGRQKVLSVTIIIMSLSTFCIGLIPSYASIGITAPVLLLLAKLAQGFSIGGEYSGAAIFVAEYSPDRKRGFMGSWLDFGSIAGFLVGAGLVVLLSTILGDTKFQQWGWRIPFLFALPLGLVGLYLRHALEETPAFVQHTDSMDKNEQANIANPPKMTFKEIITKYWKSLFVCVGLVIVTNVTYYMLLTYMPSYLSHNLNYHTDHGVLIIIAIMIGMLFVQPMIGLISDKIGRRPFIIGGSLGLFILSYPAFVMINSDVIGLIFLGLLILAVLLNCFTGVMASILPAIFPTHIRYSALAISFNISVLIAGATPTVAAWLVEETNNLYMPAYYLMIVALVGLFTGIKMRETANQPLRGATPAASDRSEAKEILSDHFDSIEQKVEDIDEQIENLQEQRQDLVDQHPKLD
- the pgeF gene encoding peptidoglycan editing factor PgeF yields the protein MKSIYPYWTAPKNIHAFTTTRTGGVSLAPFASLNLGNRTDDNLDHVAENRKRIINAQQIPSEPYWLNQTHSTIALDISQIALQAPTGKINTHQSFEADASYTNQPKQVSVVLTADCLPVLFCSMKGDEVAAAHAGWRGLCHGILEETVKKFVCPTSEILAWMGPAISAKKFEVGIEVKHQFEKVDSNAKLAFTLINPSEQKYLADLYLIAKQRLQAMGVVHVFGGDYCTYTEQDKFFSYRRENKTGRMASMIWFD
- the rluD gene encoding 23S rRNA pseudouridine(1911/1915/1917) synthase RluD, producing MHELKLSTEIEQTQLGMRLDQALSELFPDYSRSRIKDWIVNNKVTVNNIIVNKPKERVLGGEKISICAEIEEETHHQPEDIKLNIVYEDDDILVINKPRDLVVHPGAGNPNGTVLNALLHYYPEISRVPRAGIVHRLDKDTTGLMVVAKTIVAQTHLVESLQLREITREYEAVAMGIITAGGTIDQPITRHPTKRTHMAVFPTGKPAVTHYRVMEKYRLHTRLRLRLETGRTHQIRVHMSHIAHPLVGDPLYGGRPRPPKGASESFIQTLRDFDRQALHATMLRLFHPVTGEQMEWHAPIPDDMQKLIQALQEDTELHKDELDW